One window of Neptuniibacter halophilus genomic DNA carries:
- a CDS encoding FAD-binding oxidoreductase, translating into MHQSKPYSQADLKRVINELATTLADRIHLSQAVREQHGQGEDSYGCMPPDAVIYPFSTEEVAQIASLCNRYKIPLIAYGAGSSVEGHLLALQGGICLDLSEMDQVLEINAADMDCRVQAGVSREALNKALRYDGLFFPVDPGANASLGGMASTRASGTNAVRYGTMRDAVIGLTIVTASGEIIRTGGRARKSAAGYDLTAMFVGAEGTLGIITEVQLRLHPVPEQIRAAVCSFETLADAVDSVINARQMALPLARIELLNGLQMQACIDYSKLEGFSASPTLFMEFHGEQTSLDTQITTMQDICNEFGGSAFQWADSTEQRNALWSARHNAYHAAHQLLPGGKVLTTDVCVPVSELAHCILQAEQDAAETGLACPIVGHVGDGNFHMLIVFDPKQPDQSEQARSLSRKIVANALRYEGTCTGEHGIGVGKKAYLLEEHGPAVALMRQLKQALDPNQIMNPGKIFDL; encoded by the coding sequence ATGCATCAGTCTAAGCCCTACTCTCAAGCCGACCTGAAACGAGTCATCAATGAGCTGGCGACCACGCTGGCCGATCGCATCCATCTTTCACAGGCTGTCCGTGAACAACACGGTCAGGGCGAAGACAGTTACGGCTGTATGCCGCCGGACGCCGTTATCTATCCTTTCAGTACAGAAGAGGTCGCGCAGATCGCCAGCCTGTGTAACCGCTATAAAATTCCACTCATTGCTTACGGAGCGGGATCCTCGGTTGAGGGCCACCTGCTTGCTTTACAGGGTGGCATCTGTCTGGATCTGAGCGAGATGGATCAGGTACTGGAGATCAACGCGGCAGACATGGATTGCCGGGTACAGGCTGGTGTGAGCCGCGAAGCACTGAATAAAGCGCTTCGTTATGACGGGCTTTTCTTTCCGGTTGATCCGGGTGCCAATGCCAGCCTTGGCGGGATGGCATCCACCCGCGCCAGCGGTACCAATGCCGTGCGCTACGGAACCATGCGCGATGCGGTCATTGGCCTGACGATAGTGACCGCCAGCGGCGAGATTATCCGCACAGGCGGCCGTGCCCGAAAAAGTGCGGCCGGATATGATCTCACTGCTATGTTTGTCGGCGCTGAAGGTACACTGGGGATCATTACCGAGGTACAGCTTCGCTTGCATCCTGTACCTGAGCAGATCCGTGCTGCAGTCTGTAGTTTCGAAACCCTCGCAGACGCCGTTGATTCCGTTATTAACGCACGACAGATGGCGCTGCCTCTGGCCCGCATAGAGCTGCTCAATGGCTTGCAGATGCAGGCCTGCATTGATTACTCAAAACTAGAGGGATTCTCTGCAAGCCCGACTCTGTTTATGGAGTTCCATGGCGAGCAGACCAGTCTCGATACGCAGATCACCACTATGCAGGATATCTGTAACGAGTTTGGTGGCAGCGCTTTTCAGTGGGCGGATTCAACAGAGCAACGCAATGCGCTGTGGAGCGCACGCCATAATGCGTATCATGCGGCCCACCAACTGCTGCCCGGCGGCAAGGTGCTGACAACCGATGTCTGCGTGCCAGTTTCTGAACTGGCGCACTGCATTTTGCAGGCTGAGCAGGATGCCGCCGAAACAGGGCTCGCCTGCCCGATCGTCGGCCATGTGGGTGACGGTAACTTCCACATGCTGATTGTTTTCGATCCGAAGCAGCCCGACCAGTCGGAACAGGCCCGCAGCCTGTCCCGGAAGATTGTTGCCAATGCTTTACGCTATGAAGGCACCTGCACCGGTGAACATGGTATCGGCGTGGGCAAAAAAGCCTACCTGCTGGAAGAGCACGGCCCCGCTGTGGCATTGATGAGACAACTGAAGCAGGCGCTCGATCCGAACCAGATTATGAACCCGGGTAAAATATTCGATCTGTAA
- a CDS encoding YkgJ family cysteine cluster protein yields MNRRIAAANVDDLKTWVKYNRNLCQSCRGTCCSLPVEVRFSDLVRMGVVDEFEADEPAKKLAKRLMKEGIVGHFNHKTEIYTLARYANDDCIYLDQRSRLCQIYLQRPETCRNHPQIGPKPNHCAYQPK; encoded by the coding sequence ATGAACCGAAGAATTGCTGCTGCCAATGTGGACGACCTGAAAACATGGGTCAAGTACAACCGAAATTTGTGCCAGAGCTGTCGCGGAACCTGTTGCAGCCTGCCGGTAGAGGTGCGTTTCTCTGATCTGGTGCGGATGGGCGTGGTGGATGAATTCGAGGCCGATGAGCCCGCCAAGAAGCTGGCAAAGCGGTTGATGAAGGAGGGGATTGTCGGCCACTTTAATCACAAAACCGAGATCTATACGCTGGCTCGTTACGCCAACGATGATTGTATCTATCTGGATCAGCGCAGCCGTCTCTGCCAGATCTACCTGCAGCGTCCGGAAACCTGTCGCAATCACCCGCAGATCGGGCCGAAACCAAATCACTGCGCTTACCAGCCCAAATAA
- a CDS encoding ion transporter → MNTQSLQDSFFKLRSNRAFELFVVAVIIFSALVIGAKTYDIPPQVLTLIAWLDTGITLFFLVEISIRFLGEPNKKDFFKNPWNLFDSLIVIVSLIPIEDSEMALIGRLIRIFRVLRMVSIIPELRMLLNSLIKALPQLGYVILLMFIIFYIYAAIGASFFASINENLWGDISIAMLTLFRVMTFEDWTDVMYETMAVYPFSWIFYLTFIFLTTFAFLNMVIGIVVNVMESEHAQEEKERAIAEGELTLEDLSQQINELKQMLKDKNG, encoded by the coding sequence ATGAACACACAATCCCTTCAGGACAGTTTCTTTAAGCTACGCAGTAACCGCGCTTTCGAGCTATTCGTGGTTGCTGTCATTATCTTTTCCGCGCTGGTCATCGGCGCTAAAACTTACGATATCCCGCCCCAGGTTCTGACCCTGATCGCCTGGCTGGATACCGGCATCACTCTGTTCTTTCTTGTTGAGATCAGTATCCGGTTTCTTGGCGAGCCGAATAAAAAAGATTTCTTCAAAAACCCCTGGAACCTGTTCGACAGCCTGATAGTGATTGTCAGCCTGATCCCGATTGAGGACAGCGAGATGGCGTTGATCGGCCGGCTGATCCGTATCTTTCGTGTGCTGCGAATGGTATCGATCATCCCTGAGCTGCGCATGCTGCTTAACTCGCTGATCAAGGCACTGCCCCAGCTCGGTTACGTCATCCTGCTGATGTTTATCATTTTTTATATCTACGCGGCGATCGGCGCCTCGTTCTTTGCCAGTATCAATGAAAACCTCTGGGGTGATATCTCCATCGCCATGCTCACCCTATTCCGGGTGATGACCTTTGAGGACTGGACCGATGTCATGTACGAAACCATGGCAGTCTACCCGTTTAGCTGGATCTTCTACCTCACCTTTATCTTTCTTACCACGTTCGCCTTCCTCAATATGGTGATCGGCATCGTGGTAAATGTGATGGAAAGCGAACATGCGCAGGAGGAGAAAGAGCGCGCTATTGCCGAAGGTGAACTGACTCTGGAAGATCTGTCACAGCAGATCAATGAACTGAAGCAGATGCTGAAAGACAAAAACGGCTAA
- a CDS encoding lipoate--protein ligase family protein: MISEHPDFHTIFSDPPRWRLINEPLADSAEAALLRDSLLLREVAEGKRGATARLWEAPQSLIVTRKETRFPRFEEACQRLAAEDWPVNIRDSGGTSVPLQPGILNFSLIFPQTEASQYNLDQIYLALCEPIRGALSQLGLQADYGETPGSYCDGRYNLNVDGLKVTGTAQRYRISPPNQRGVRQGVLAQAMLMVEADAEAGTAQVNRFYRLAGNERQFNPAVATSLTRLLPSASKPSGMLTLRLRQLIASEFQQLVQTASS; this comes from the coding sequence GTGATATCTGAGCACCCGGATTTCCATACGATCTTTTCTGACCCGCCACGCTGGCGCCTGATTAACGAACCGCTGGCTGACAGTGCAGAAGCTGCACTACTGCGCGACAGTCTGCTTTTACGTGAAGTGGCTGAGGGCAAACGTGGGGCCACTGCACGGCTCTGGGAAGCGCCGCAATCGCTGATCGTCACCCGAAAAGAAACGCGCTTTCCCCGTTTCGAAGAGGCCTGTCAGCGGTTAGCAGCCGAAGACTGGCCAGTGAATATTCGCGACAGCGGGGGCACCAGTGTTCCCCTGCAACCCGGCATCCTTAATTTCAGCCTGATCTTTCCCCAAACCGAAGCCTCACAATACAACCTTGACCAGATCTACCTGGCACTCTGCGAGCCGATCCGTGGCGCGCTCAGTCAACTGGGCCTGCAGGCAGATTACGGAGAAACACCCGGCTCCTACTGTGATGGTCGCTATAACCTGAATGTTGACGGCCTGAAGGTCACAGGTACTGCGCAGCGCTATCGCATCTCACCACCCAATCAGCGCGGCGTGCGTCAGGGTGTACTGGCCCAGGCCATGCTTATGGTCGAAGCAGATGCAGAAGCAGGTACCGCTCAGGTTAACCGCTTCTACCGTCTGGCCGGCAATGAACGTCAGTTTAATCCGGCTGTGGCGACCAGCCTGACCCGTCTGCTACCCAGCGCCAGCAAACCCTCCGGCATGTTAACCCTGCGCCTGCGGCAGTTAATCGCGAGCGAATTTCAGCAGCTGGTCCAGACCGCTTCGTCATAA
- the rarD gene encoding EamA family transporter RarD: MTDLQSQSEHTKGVYYALAAFLMWGLVPVYFKSVAHISPVEVIVHRVIWSAVFLLLFICLTRRLGDLIALFQRPSVLYGLALSAAVISVNWLVFIWAVSQNMIVEATLGYFINPLISMIFGMVFFAERLRMMQWMAIALAAVGVLMQVILLGHLPWVALVLATSFAIYGALRKKIPVDSITGLLMETLWLTPIALSYMGWLYSQDQLQIISASAETVYLLMCAGIVTSLPLMAFAAGARRLSLTLIGLLQYIGPSIAFLLAVFYYDEPMDSQRLLTFVLIWTALAIFSAESILFQRRKRHPRIPLAQEA, translated from the coding sequence GTGACCGATCTGCAATCACAAAGCGAACACACCAAAGGGGTTTATTATGCGCTGGCGGCATTCCTCATGTGGGGTCTGGTACCGGTCTATTTTAAATCGGTTGCGCATATCTCACCGGTTGAGGTCATTGTACACCGGGTGATCTGGTCTGCAGTATTTCTGCTTCTGTTTATCTGCCTGACCCGGCGACTGGGTGATCTGATCGCACTGTTTCAGCGGCCCAGTGTGCTTTACGGGCTGGCCCTCTCTGCGGCCGTTATTTCGGTTAACTGGCTGGTCTTTATCTGGGCTGTCAGCCAGAACATGATCGTTGAGGCAACCTTAGGTTATTTTATTAACCCATTGATAAGTATGATTTTTGGAATGGTATTCTTTGCAGAAAGGTTGCGGATGATGCAGTGGATGGCGATTGCGCTGGCTGCTGTCGGCGTCCTGATGCAGGTGATCCTGCTGGGGCACCTGCCCTGGGTTGCTCTGGTGCTGGCTACCAGTTTTGCGATCTATGGCGCCCTGCGTAAAAAGATTCCGGTCGATTCCATCACCGGTCTGCTGATGGAAACCCTGTGGCTGACGCCCATCGCCCTGAGTTACATGGGCTGGCTCTACAGTCAGGATCAGTTGCAGATCATTTCGGCGTCGGCAGAGACGGTCTATCTGCTGATGTGCGCGGGGATAGTCACCAGCCTGCCGTTGATGGCTTTTGCAGCGGGTGCACGCCGCCTGAGCCTGACCCTGATCGGCCTGCTGCAGTATATCGGCCCGAGTATCGCCTTCCTGCTGGCGGTGTTCTATTACGATGAGCCTATGGATTCACAGCGGCTGCTGACCTTTGTTCTGATCTGGACCGCGCTGGCTATCTTCAGCGCCGAAAGTATTCTGTTCCAGCGCCGTAAACGCCACCCGCGTATTCCTTTAGCACAGGAGGCCTGA
- the exaC gene encoding acetaldehyde dehydrogenase ExaC → MIYAKPGTEGSVVSFKERYGNFINGEWKEPVKGQYFTNHTPVTGEPVCEIPRSTAEDIELALDAAHAAKDAWGKTSVTERSNLLLKIADRIEENLEKLAVAETWDNGKAVRETLAADVPLSADHFRYFAGCIRAQEGTIGDIDETTVAYHFHEPLGVVGQIIPWNFPLLMAAWKLAPALAAGNCIVLKPAEQTPVSILVLMECIGDLLPAGVLNVVNGFGAEAGQALASNTRIAKIAFTGSTPVGSHIMKCAAENIIPSTTELGGKSPNVYFSDVMDQEDEFVSKAVEGAVLAYFNQGEVCTCPSRLLVQEDIADAFIAKVIERAAQIKRGNPLDTETMVGAQASQEQFDKILGYMDIGREEGAEILMGGGVEQLEGEFGNGYYIKPTLIKGTNDMRVFQEEIFGPVVSVTTFKDEAEALAIANDTEFGLGAGVWTRDTNTAYRMGRGIQAGRVWMNCYHLYPAHAAFGGYKKSGVGRETHKMMLEHYQQTKNMLVSYSANPLGFF, encoded by the coding sequence ACGCCTGTTACCGGTGAGCCGGTATGTGAAATTCCTCGCTCTACTGCGGAAGATATTGAACTGGCGCTGGATGCTGCACACGCGGCCAAAGATGCCTGGGGCAAAACTTCTGTTACTGAGCGTTCTAACCTGCTGCTGAAAATTGCAGACCGCATCGAAGAGAACCTTGAGAAACTGGCTGTAGCCGAAACCTGGGATAACGGTAAAGCGGTACGTGAAACGCTGGCTGCCGATGTGCCTCTTTCTGCAGATCACTTCCGTTACTTCGCAGGTTGTATCCGTGCTCAGGAAGGTACCATCGGTGATATCGATGAAACTACCGTTGCTTACCACTTCCACGAGCCACTGGGTGTCGTGGGTCAGATTATCCCCTGGAACTTCCCACTGCTGATGGCAGCGTGGAAACTGGCGCCTGCACTGGCTGCTGGTAACTGTATTGTTCTTAAGCCTGCTGAGCAGACTCCGGTATCTATTCTGGTACTGATGGAGTGCATCGGCGACCTGCTGCCTGCAGGTGTACTGAACGTAGTTAACGGTTTCGGTGCAGAAGCAGGTCAGGCACTGGCAAGCAACACCCGTATTGCCAAGATCGCTTTCACCGGTTCTACACCAGTTGGCTCACACATCATGAAGTGTGCTGCTGAGAACATCATTCCTTCTACTACTGAGCTGGGCGGTAAGTCTCCAAACGTTTACTTCAGCGACGTAATGGATCAGGAAGATGAGTTCGTAAGCAAAGCAGTTGAAGGTGCGGTTCTGGCTTACTTCAACCAGGGTGAAGTATGTACTTGTCCTTCCCGTTTGCTGGTTCAGGAAGATATCGCTGATGCCTTCATCGCTAAAGTGATTGAGCGTGCTGCACAGATCAAGCGTGGCAACCCGCTGGATACAGAAACCATGGTAGGTGCACAGGCTTCTCAGGAACAGTTCGACAAGATTCTGGGTTACATGGACATCGGCCGTGAAGAAGGTGCTGAGATCCTGATGGGTGGCGGTGTTGAGCAGCTTGAAGGCGAGTTCGGCAACGGTTACTACATCAAGCCGACTCTGATCAAGGGCACCAACGACATGCGTGTCTTCCAGGAAGAGATCTTCGGTCCTGTTGTATCGGTAACAACCTTTAAAGATGAAGCTGAAGCTCTGGCTATCGCTAACGATACTGAGTTCGGTCTGGGCGCGGGTGTATGGACTCGTGACACTAACACTGCATACCGCATGGGTCGTGGCATCCAGGCCGGTCGTGTATGGATGAACTGCTACCACCTGTACCCGGCACACGCTGCATTCGGTGGTTACAAGAAGTCCGGTGTTGGCCGTGAAACTCACAAGATGATGCTTGAGCATTACCAGCAGACTAAAAACATGCTGGTTAGCTACAGCGCTAATCCTCTGGGCTTCTTCTAA